A window of the Streptomyces sp. NBC_00250 genome harbors these coding sequences:
- a CDS encoding MFS transporter: MRRTARTTAPPVRRGRLPAAFQALMVSEAVSSAGSQLTLVALPVLAAADLKASPSQIALLSGAQFVPVLLVTPFAGRLADLRDRAPLLYASHFARAVVLGLVVTLAVAAWLNYATLFAAAVLLGAFTALFDTSLLAYVPDTVETEDLTRANGQLAAVNAVSQTAGPAIGGLVVSGLGPGLAVALDAVSYLFGGAALRARPKPSRNRATRENASIRAGFAAVAASDPLRRLVAAGSLFNLAEQVALSVLFIAVVQEADHSVAFLGFGFSAAGIGSVIGARATARYGGGDGARSWVWALLVSQAALLAALWSLGFGAWGAAAFLASMLVYGAAMAFYNVHSLTRRQLVSPEGMLGRVNAVYRTFAFGTIPIGAGAAALLLLFTTAPVAATAVAVLSVVATWVLARGTYTTERQDEAWTTP; this comes from the coding sequence ATGCGCAGGACAGCCCGGACCACGGCCCCGCCGGTACGGCGAGGCCGGCTTCCCGCCGCCTTCCAGGCGCTCATGGTGAGCGAGGCGGTGTCCTCGGCGGGTTCGCAACTGACCCTGGTCGCCCTGCCCGTGCTCGCCGCCGCCGACCTGAAGGCGTCCCCGTCGCAGATCGCCCTGCTGAGCGGTGCGCAGTTCGTTCCCGTCCTCCTCGTCACCCCGTTCGCGGGCAGGCTGGCGGATCTGCGGGACCGGGCGCCGCTGCTCTACGCGTCCCACTTCGCGCGGGCCGTGGTCCTGGGACTGGTCGTGACCCTGGCCGTGGCCGCGTGGCTGAACTACGCGACGCTGTTCGCGGCGGCCGTGCTGCTCGGCGCGTTCACCGCACTGTTCGACACGTCCCTTCTCGCGTACGTCCCCGACACGGTCGAGACCGAGGATCTGACGCGCGCCAACGGGCAGTTGGCGGCCGTCAACGCGGTCTCGCAGACCGCCGGGCCGGCCATCGGCGGTCTCGTCGTGTCGGGTCTCGGCCCGGGTCTCGCCGTCGCCCTGGACGCCGTCTCCTATCTCTTCGGCGGGGCGGCCCTGCGGGCCCGCCCGAAGCCCTCGCGGAACCGGGCCACCCGGGAGAACGCCTCCATCCGCGCCGGGTTCGCCGCTGTCGCGGCGTCCGACCCGCTGCGGCGCCTCGTGGCGGCGGGCTCCCTGTTCAATCTGGCCGAACAGGTCGCCCTGAGCGTGCTGTTCATCGCCGTCGTGCAGGAGGCGGACCACTCGGTCGCGTTCCTCGGCTTCGGCTTCAGCGCGGCGGGCATCGGCAGTGTGATCGGCGCCAGGGCCACCGCGCGGTACGGCGGCGGGGACGGCGCCCGGTCCTGGGTGTGGGCGCTGCTGGTCTCCCAGGCCGCACTGCTCGCGGCGCTCTGGTCGCTGGGCTTCGGCGCCTGGGGTGCGGCGGCCTTCCTGGCGAGCATGCTCGTGTACGGCGCGGCGATGGCGTTCTACAACGTGCACTCCCTGACGAGACGTCAACTGGTCTCGCCCGAGGGAATGCTGGGCCGGGTGAACGCCGTGTACCGGACGTTCGCCTTCGGGACCATCCCGATCGGCGCGGGCGCCGCCGCCCTTCTGCTCCTCTTCACCACGGCCCCGGTGGCGGCCACCGCGGTCGCGGTGCTGAGCGTCGTCGCCACGTGGGTGCTGGCCAGGGGGACGTACACGACCGAGAGGCAGGACGAGGCATGGACGACACCCTGA
- a CDS encoding DUF6421 family protein, which yields MPAVDRLREVRSGERDGDPIAALDEVRAAVEGLSGLLSDRQISATLADLAVWAGTGCEGVPNFDATRDAVPAPEDGEAAAYIGPVILPNSDRHEVHIEAFSVVRQDPDCTPYLQDVYPHPKAVFQSTRLLSASRGLREGNCVVFFPENIPAATRCTHQNFAWFFFNRHVDIYAQTLAITERLCGPGSPFAADTGLVSPGIDPEDVYQARCVWGYLHDYFHHTGPRPLDQHLPLKTKWRPGLLEELKVDMKTAIACFEEDVPFGPVVFEYVLLERLFRYPAQPEPLRNFDSGTGFALGTWLAAHGLFTEDGQGRRALGAKAEIVECVRELVRRIEKIETIEDDDAYRTGAVDFLYGTLLRRPESKPDRYGGPLAPIGLWGSEVHV from the coding sequence GTGCCCGCCGTCGACCGTCTCCGCGAGGTGCGGAGCGGCGAGCGGGACGGGGATCCGATCGCGGCCCTCGACGAGGTGCGGGCGGCCGTCGAGGGGCTCTCGGGGCTCCTGTCGGACCGTCAGATATCGGCCACGCTCGCCGACTTGGCGGTGTGGGCGGGAACCGGATGCGAGGGCGTGCCGAATTTCGACGCCACCCGGGACGCGGTGCCCGCTCCCGAGGACGGTGAGGCCGCCGCGTACATCGGGCCGGTGATCCTCCCCAACAGCGACCGTCACGAGGTCCACATCGAGGCGTTCTCGGTGGTCCGGCAGGACCCCGACTGCACGCCGTACCTCCAGGACGTGTATCCGCACCCGAAGGCCGTCTTCCAGTCGACCCGGCTGCTCTCCGCCTCGCGGGGGCTGCGGGAGGGCAACTGCGTGGTGTTCTTCCCCGAGAACATCCCGGCGGCGACACGATGTACACACCAGAACTTCGCATGGTTCTTCTTCAACCGGCACGTCGACATCTACGCCCAGACCCTGGCGATCACCGAGCGGCTGTGCGGCCCCGGGTCTCCGTTCGCCGCCGACACCGGGCTCGTCTCCCCCGGGATCGACCCCGAGGACGTGTACCAGGCCCGGTGCGTCTGGGGCTACCTGCACGACTACTTCCACCACACCGGACCCCGCCCGCTCGACCAGCACCTGCCGCTCAAGACGAAGTGGCGGCCCGGGCTGCTGGAGGAGCTCAAGGTCGACATGAAGACGGCGATCGCCTGCTTCGAGGAGGACGTGCCGTTCGGTCCGGTCGTCTTCGAGTACGTCCTTCTGGAGCGGCTCTTCCGCTACCCGGCGCAGCCCGAGCCGCTGCGCAACTTCGACTCCGGTACGGGGTTCGCGCTGGGTACCTGGCTGGCCGCGCACGGGCTGTTCACGGAGGACGGGCAGGGACGGCGCGCCCTGGGGGCCAAGGCGGAGATCGTGGAATGCGTCCGCGAACTCGTGCGGCGGATCGAGAAGATCGAGACGATCGAGGACGACGACGCCTACCGTACGGGCGCCGTGGACTTCCTCTACGGGACGCTCCTGCGGCGCCCGGAGAGCAAGCCCGACCGGTACGGCGGCCCGCTGGCACCGATCGGTCTGTGGGGTTCCGAGGTCCATGTCTGA
- a CDS encoding SNF2-related protein — translation MRPAWHERAKRAVVAGRFDPDVVSEAESLARSGRLTHRDLRMLLLVTDDHPAWLTARRLAVDGLKDTPEVPQQILTAHAQLEFWPPPTYEESAEHLPNGHVLHTAAVRLGPGDAQVTGPARSAPTQSLARRSAARAMLHRLAGVAAPAGETADGRLTLPGMGTEAFEALLRTRVSTAGEPGEELTAEVVRRSGSARLRHRDVHLLLFGTRGQAWRELRVHALRLAARMQSSAATLLRWHADERGAETRHTVVAAAGGFSCRWTWDGGDGRTVDGAERTAHDRRQAAHLGAVALLAELTGLPEPAEERAAADGGPSRSVRIQPVPTGQDPVKYLNKYTQLEVISKPESTFATAPKSVTCTYTCTLARTGAEVSVTRRAKARPDARRAAASALMEELVALDTESTPPARVARPSGVPPARAEAPSTVPPPRPPAVPNPRPRAAGAADARPPVPVPVPRIGVNDVIAEALAAGCAVSFLPADSEPAGLLLHRADGAPLPGVELPAPLSPARRSLLVRPAPGPVPVVGWRVPLAQAVPVLLRRDRAGGWHPTAAEWERAARLGLRTVAAGLVHPTLTPEGVDRWRMGPLPEATARAVEDLARHMSPRAHAVADGGRYPAAVDAVAAFLDALADTLLRPPAAVLFGTGPFLAPTGGPLPEAEAERVRPWLDTVEDRLHPGPPPGLVVEFAEPSEEEAAAGRLTGRLLVAVDRDEPAGEIAAALLDTAREPVAGVEPYHLRDRVRRRLERAARGCAVLNGLLSSPERLVADSSGIARLLASEADLATEGVVLRWPPGLRDPLSAHTVVGTEDAVDADGDPGTRPTGGAPRFSLQALLDFRWQLALGGDVLSEAEMDALAEAARPLVRVRGRWVLLDPLTVARVRRRALGPLAGIDALTAALTGTVNVDGRTVPCRAGGNLAAVVDILRRGEHTAAVPAPAGLDATLRAYQARALSWLAHTGGIGFGAVLADDMGLGKTLTAISYTLHRYENGHRGPVLVVCPSSLVTNWEREFRRFAPQLDVTVYHGTRRSLELAGERTVVLTTYGVLRRDDELGSASWDLVIADEAQHAKNHASSTARRLHGLTSATRLALTGTPVENNLSELWTLLDWANPGLFGPLKTFRSRYAAAAERDPDGPAALALARLIAPFLLRRRKTDPQVAPELPAKVESRRIVELTAEQVALYEAVVRETMEQLAHSPSLARSGLVFKLITALKQITNHPAHYWGEEHPGPARVDEFTARSAKLEALAELAETITSRGEAALVFTSYVTMGRLLTEHLTHLGHRPLFLHGGLDTRQRQELVDAFQAGRSPLFVLSVKAGGTGLTLTRASHVVHFDRSWNAAVEDQASDRAHRIGQRRTVTVHRLVTRGTIEDRIDQLLTHKRSLQETVLGTGDAGIARLSDRELSDLVSLGGAS, via the coding sequence ATGCGGCCCGCGTGGCACGAGCGGGCCAAGAGGGCTGTCGTGGCGGGCCGGTTCGATCCCGACGTCGTGTCCGAGGCGGAAAGCCTGGCGCGGTCGGGACGGCTCACACACCGGGACCTGCGGATGCTCCTCCTCGTGACCGACGACCACCCGGCCTGGCTGACCGCCCGCCGCCTCGCGGTCGACGGACTCAAGGACACGCCGGAGGTTCCCCAGCAGATCCTCACGGCGCACGCACAGCTGGAGTTCTGGCCCCCGCCGACGTACGAGGAGTCCGCCGAGCACCTGCCGAACGGGCATGTCCTGCACACGGCGGCGGTACGGCTCGGCCCCGGCGACGCCCAGGTGACCGGCCCGGCCCGGAGCGCGCCGACGCAGTCGCTGGCCCGCAGGTCCGCCGCCCGTGCGATGCTCCACCGGCTCGCCGGGGTCGCGGCACCGGCCGGGGAAACCGCCGACGGGCGGCTGACGTTGCCCGGCATGGGAACGGAGGCCTTCGAGGCGCTGCTGCGCACGCGGGTGTCGACGGCCGGCGAACCGGGTGAGGAGCTGACGGCAGAGGTCGTCCGCAGGTCGGGATCGGCGCGGCTGCGGCACCGGGACGTCCATCTCCTGCTGTTCGGCACGCGGGGGCAGGCGTGGCGGGAGCTGCGCGTTCACGCCCTCCGCCTCGCGGCGCGGATGCAGTCCTCGGCGGCCACACTCCTGCGCTGGCACGCGGACGAGCGGGGCGCGGAGACCCGGCACACGGTGGTCGCGGCGGCCGGGGGATTCTCCTGCCGGTGGACCTGGGACGGCGGCGACGGGCGTACGGTCGACGGCGCCGAGCGCACGGCACACGACCGGCGGCAGGCCGCGCACCTCGGTGCGGTCGCCCTCCTGGCGGAACTCACCGGGCTTCCGGAGCCGGCGGAGGAGCGGGCGGCCGCCGACGGCGGCCCCTCCCGGTCGGTGCGGATCCAGCCGGTGCCGACGGGCCAGGATCCGGTGAAGTACCTGAACAAGTACACCCAGTTGGAGGTCATCTCCAAGCCGGAGTCGACGTTCGCGACCGCGCCGAAGAGCGTCACGTGCACCTACACCTGCACGCTCGCCCGTACGGGCGCGGAGGTGTCCGTCACCCGCCGGGCGAAGGCGCGGCCGGACGCACGTCGCGCGGCGGCGTCCGCGCTCATGGAGGAACTGGTCGCCCTCGACACCGAGTCCACTCCCCCGGCGCGGGTGGCGCGACCGTCCGGCGTGCCCCCGGCGCGGGCGGAGGCGCCGTCCACCGTGCCCCCGCCACGGCCCCCCGCCGTGCCGAACCCGCGGCCTCGGGCGGCGGGCGCCGCCGATGCCCGCCCGCCCGTGCCGGTCCCGGTGCCGCGGATCGGGGTGAACGACGTCATCGCGGAAGCGCTCGCGGCCGGGTGCGCCGTCTCCTTCCTCCCGGCCGACAGCGAACCGGCCGGCCTACTGCTCCACCGGGCCGACGGGGCTCCCCTGCCGGGCGTCGAGCTTCCGGCGCCACTGTCACCGGCGCGCCGCTCGCTGCTCGTGCGTCCGGCCCCCGGACCCGTACCGGTGGTGGGCTGGCGGGTTCCGCTGGCCCAGGCCGTCCCCGTACTGCTGCGCCGGGACCGGGCCGGCGGGTGGCATCCGACGGCGGCCGAGTGGGAGCGCGCGGCCCGGCTCGGGCTCCGGACCGTCGCTGCGGGGCTCGTCCACCCGACGCTCACCCCGGAGGGGGTGGACCGCTGGCGCATGGGACCGCTGCCGGAGGCCACCGCACGCGCCGTGGAGGACCTCGCCCGCCACATGTCGCCCCGCGCCCACGCCGTGGCCGACGGAGGCCGGTATCCGGCAGCCGTGGACGCCGTAGCGGCGTTCCTCGACGCGCTGGCCGACACGCTGCTGCGCCCTCCGGCCGCGGTCCTCTTCGGCACCGGCCCCTTCCTCGCGCCGACCGGCGGCCCGCTCCCCGAAGCGGAGGCCGAGCGGGTACGGCCCTGGCTGGACACGGTCGAGGACCGGCTGCACCCCGGGCCGCCGCCCGGCCTCGTCGTCGAGTTCGCCGAACCGTCCGAAGAGGAAGCCGCCGCCGGGCGACTCACCGGCCGCCTGCTGGTCGCGGTCGACCGGGACGAGCCGGCCGGCGAGATCGCCGCCGCCCTGCTCGACACCGCGCGGGAGCCGGTGGCGGGCGTCGAGCCGTACCACCTGCGGGACCGCGTACGGCGCCGCCTTGAGCGTGCGGCCCGCGGCTGCGCGGTCCTGAACGGGCTGCTCTCCTCGCCCGAACGGCTGGTGGCGGACAGTTCGGGGATCGCTCGACTCCTCGCCTCCGAAGCCGACTTGGCGACCGAGGGTGTGGTGCTGCGGTGGCCGCCCGGTCTGCGCGACCCGCTGTCCGCGCATACGGTCGTCGGGACGGAGGACGCCGTCGACGCGGACGGCGATCCCGGCACCCGCCCCACCGGGGGCGCACCCCGCTTCAGCCTCCAGGCATTGCTCGACTTCCGCTGGCAGCTCGCACTCGGCGGCGACGTGCTGAGCGAGGCCGAGATGGACGCCCTCGCGGAGGCCGCCCGCCCCCTCGTCCGGGTCCGGGGCCGGTGGGTGCTGCTCGATCCCCTCACGGTCGCGCGCGTACGCCGCCGGGCGCTCGGCCCCCTCGCCGGGATCGACGCCCTCACGGCCGCCCTCACCGGCACCGTGAACGTCGACGGCCGGACGGTGCCGTGCCGGGCGGGCGGGAACCTCGCCGCCGTCGTCGACATCCTGCGCCGGGGCGAGCACACGGCCGCCGTTCCGGCCCCCGCCGGGCTCGACGCCACACTCCGCGCCTACCAGGCACGGGCACTCTCCTGGCTCGCGCACACGGGCGGGATCGGGTTCGGCGCCGTCCTCGCCGACGACATGGGGCTCGGCAAGACCCTCACCGCCATCTCGTACACCCTTCACCGGTACGAGAACGGGCACCGCGGCCCGGTCCTCGTGGTGTGCCCTTCGTCGCTGGTGACCAACTGGGAGCGGGAGTTCCGCCGGTTCGCCCCGCAGCTCGACGTCACCGTCTACCACGGCACCCGGCGGAGCCTGGAACTCGCCGGGGAGCGGACCGTCGTCCTCACCACCTACGGCGTACTGCGCCGCGACGACGAACTCGGTTCCGCTTCCTGGGACTTGGTGATCGCGGACGAGGCGCAGCACGCCAAGAACCACGCCTCCTCCACCGCCCGCCGGCTGCACGGACTCACCTCCGCCACCCGCCTGGCCCTGACCGGGACCCCGGTCGAGAACAACCTCTCCGAGCTGTGGACGCTGCTCGACTGGGCCAATCCCGGACTCTTCGGACCGCTGAAGACCTTCCGCTCACGGTACGCGGCTGCCGCCGAGCGCGACCCGGACGGTCCTGCCGCGCTCGCCCTCGCCCGGCTGATCGCGCCGTTCCTCCTGCGCCGCCGGAAGACCGACCCCCAGGTCGCCCCCGAGCTCCCCGCGAAGGTCGAGTCCCGGCGGATCGTCGAGCTCACCGCCGAGCAGGTCGCCCTCTACGAGGCCGTCGTCCGCGAGACGATGGAACAGCTCGCCCACTCCCCGTCCCTCGCCCGCTCCGGCCTGGTGTTCAAGCTGATCACCGCCCTGAAGCAGATCACCAACCACCCCGCCCACTACTGGGGCGAGGAACACCCGGGCCCGGCCCGGGTGGATGAGTTCACCGCCCGGTCGGCCAAGCTGGAAGCGCTCGCCGAACTCGCCGAGACGATCACCTCGCGCGGCGAGGCGGCGCTCGTCTTCACCAGTTACGTGACGATGGGCCGGCTCCTCACCGAGCACCTGACGCACCTCGGCCATCGCCCGCTGTTCCTCCACGGCGGTCTGGACACCCGACAGCGGCAGGAGCTGGTCGACGCGTTCCAGGCGGGCCGCTCACCGTTGTTCGTGCTGTCCGTCAAGGCGGGCGGCACCGGTCTGACCCTGACCCGGGCCAGCCACGTCGTGCACTTCGACCGCAGCTGGAACGCCGCCGTCGAGGACCAGGCCTCCGACCGCGCACACCGGATCGGGCAACGGCGCACGGTCACCGTCCACCGACTCGTCACACGCGGCACGATCGAGGACCGGATCGACCAACTCCTCACGCACAAACGGTCCTTGCAGGAAACGGTCCTGGGCACCGGCGACGCCGGAATCGCCCGGCTCTCCGACCGTGAACTCTCGGATCTCGTGAGTCTGGGAGGCGCGTCGTGA
- a CDS encoding CbtA family protein, which yields MHASTVRSLLVRGMLAGLIAGLLAFAVAYAVGEPPVNGAIAVEEAQAAQEAHAAPEAHAGHGGTAAAEAPEEEEAVSRPVQSTFGLATGVLVYGVALGGIAALAFSFALGRIGRFSPRATAALTAAAAFTTVYLVPFLKYPATPPAVGNPDTIGKRTTLFFLMILLSVLLGLAAVIAGRRLAPRLGNWNATLAAAAGFIVVTGVAFALLPANDDAVKAGFPAALLWEFRVASLAVQAVLWAAFGVVFGFLAQKVLADRTSAVDAPATVGAPIPG from the coding sequence ATGCACGCCTCAACTGTCAGATCCCTGCTGGTCCGCGGCATGCTCGCGGGCCTGATCGCCGGTCTCCTCGCCTTCGCCGTCGCCTACGCGGTGGGTGAACCGCCCGTGAACGGCGCCATCGCGGTCGAGGAGGCCCAGGCCGCCCAGGAGGCGCACGCCGCTCCGGAGGCGCACGCCGGTCACGGTGGCACGGCCGCCGCCGAGGCCCCGGAGGAAGAGGAGGCGGTCAGCCGCCCCGTCCAGTCGACCTTCGGCCTGGCCACGGGGGTTCTCGTCTACGGAGTGGCGCTCGGCGGCATCGCCGCGCTCGCGTTCTCCTTCGCGCTCGGCCGTATCGGCCGGTTCAGCCCCCGGGCGACCGCGGCGCTGACCGCGGCGGCGGCGTTCACCACCGTCTATCTGGTGCCGTTCCTGAAGTATCCGGCGACCCCGCCGGCCGTCGGCAACCCGGACACGATCGGGAAGCGCACCACGCTGTTCTTCCTGATGATCCTGCTCAGCGTGCTGCTCGGGCTCGCGGCGGTGATCGCGGGACGTCGACTCGCACCGCGTCTGGGCAACTGGAACGCGACCCTGGCCGCCGCGGCGGGGTTCATCGTCGTGACGGGAGTCGCCTTCGCGCTGCTCCCGGCGAACGACGACGCGGTCAAGGCGGGCTTCCCCGCCGCTCTCCTCTGGGAGTTCAGGGTGGCCTCGCTCGCCGTCCAGGCCGTGCTGTGGGCGGCGTTCGGCGTGGTCTTCGGCTTCCTCGCCCAGAAAGTCCTGGCCGACCGGACGTCCGCCGTCGACGCCCCGGCCACGGTCGGAGCGCCGATCCCCGGCTGA
- a CDS encoding bacilysin biosynthesis protein BacA — protein MSDSTALKADRDGTLSGVTRIHTLGPSGTNLEKAAHHWFAERGVAGTVLLHSEVEDGLDVMGFDGSEAILACAVYPRLHDLVFGNLHRLEMVDSFILDTHDMVLAGRSDDTDVRTIVSHPAPSCLVADRGTVSLASSNSRAAALCAAGEYDACVTTGRAAQAEGLRVLENFGPVPMVFTLHVGKAATGSTTGTV, from the coding sequence ATGAGCGACAGCACGGCGCTGAAGGCCGACCGTGACGGGACGCTGTCGGGAGTCACCAGAATCCACACCCTCGGCCCCTCCGGCACCAATCTGGAGAAGGCCGCGCACCACTGGTTCGCCGAGCGCGGGGTCGCCGGGACGGTGCTGCTCCACTCCGAGGTGGAGGACGGGCTCGACGTCATGGGCTTCGACGGGAGCGAGGCGATACTCGCCTGCGCCGTCTACCCCCGGCTGCACGACCTCGTCTTCGGCAACCTCCACCGACTGGAGATGGTCGACAGCTTCATCCTCGACACCCACGACATGGTCCTCGCGGGCCGGTCGGACGACACCGACGTCCGTACGATCGTCTCCCACCCGGCTCCCAGCTGTCTGGTGGCCGACCGGGGCACCGTGTCCCTCGCGAGCAGCAACTCCCGGGCCGCCGCCCTCTGCGCGGCCGGCGAGTACGACGCCTGTGTGACCACGGGCCGGGCGGCCCAGGCCGAAGGACTGCGGGTCCTGGAGAACTTCGGGCCCGTCCCGATGGTGTTCACGCTGCACGTGGGCAAGGCCGCCACCGGCTCGACGACCGGGACGGTGTGA
- a CDS encoding branched-chain amino acid aminotransferase gives MSETPPSGVPDTHAPPGLDRILRDPGFCRHSTGRVAVVEWEAGSGWSEPRIEPYDKLAMDPATLGLHYGQAVFEGMKAFRGADGSVSLFRAADHGRRLGRSAARLAMAEMPVELFTRACTELVAADERWVPAGYGQSLYLRPLLLATEAEMGLRPSLSYRCVVLAYPADPCFGSDFRPLAVTAATETVRAVRGGTGESKCAGNYAASLLTRTEAQAAGYDEALWLDGLERRWVEELSTMNVFFVWRGEDGPRLTTPPCDGTIVRGITRDALLTLADDLGLPAAEEPTSIDAVRDGIRSGGLAEMFASGTAGVVVAVGRLGTGGRDLIVGDGKEGPVTERLRTALLDVQHARTPDTHGWLLPVTGNAGAATIEGEGRHA, from the coding sequence ATGTCTGAGACACCCCCCTCCGGCGTGCCCGACACCCATGCCCCGCCCGGCCTCGACCGGATCCTCCGGGACCCCGGCTTCTGCCGTCACTCCACCGGCCGTGTCGCCGTCGTGGAGTGGGAGGCCGGGAGCGGCTGGTCGGAGCCGCGGATCGAGCCGTACGACAAGCTGGCGATGGATCCCGCGACCCTGGGGCTCCACTACGGGCAGGCCGTCTTCGAGGGCATGAAGGCCTTCCGGGGCGCGGACGGATCGGTGTCCCTGTTCCGGGCGGCCGACCACGGGCGCCGCCTCGGGCGCTCGGCCGCGCGGCTGGCGATGGCCGAGATGCCCGTCGAACTGTTCACCCGGGCCTGTACCGAGCTGGTCGCCGCGGACGAGCGGTGGGTGCCCGCCGGGTACGGGCAGAGCCTGTACCTCCGGCCGCTGCTGCTCGCCACGGAGGCCGAGATGGGGCTCCGGCCCTCGCTCAGCTACCGGTGCGTCGTCCTGGCCTACCCCGCCGACCCCTGTTTCGGGAGCGACTTCCGTCCGCTCGCGGTGACCGCCGCGACGGAGACGGTGCGCGCGGTGCGGGGCGGGACCGGCGAGTCGAAGTGCGCGGGCAACTACGCCGCGAGCCTGCTGACCAGGACCGAAGCGCAGGCCGCCGGGTACGACGAGGCCCTGTGGCTCGACGGTCTGGAACGCCGCTGGGTCGAGGAGCTCAGCACCATGAACGTCTTCTTCGTCTGGCGCGGCGAGGACGGGCCCCGGCTCACCACTCCGCCGTGCGACGGGACGATCGTCCGGGGCATCACCCGTGACGCGCTCCTCACCCTGGCCGACGACCTCGGCCTGCCGGCTGCCGAGGAGCCGACGTCGATCGACGCGGTCCGCGACGGGATCCGCTCCGGCGGCCTCGCCGAGATGTTCGCGAGCGGGACGGCCGGCGTCGTCGTCGCCGTGGGCCGGCTCGGCACCGGCGGCCGGGACCTGATCGTCGGTGACGGCAAGGAGGGCCCGGTGACCGAGCGGCTGCGCACCGCTCTGCTGGACGTCCAGCACGCACGTACACCTGACACGCACGGCTGGTTGCTCCCGGTCACCGGGAACGCCGGAGCGGCCACGATCGAGGGCGAGGGGCGACACGCATGA
- a CDS encoding GNAT family N-acetyltransferase: protein MDDTLTPFVVGERSHLGPAGTDESWLDEGGFYSSRRWTVSQEGDRGFDTAYLVGQDEASGRTGGLVPFHTASGGDSNPLYNETTLLGYTPDVQVLAGSRTGYDNRLLIGPGLSEGDRGRLLTALCDRLLDRAEERGAGHVSWWYLPEDEARALAALPGFATVATPCLPTAVVRPRGADFAEHVAALPGSRRSLVRRDLKRLAAAGYRSRSVAADPADLVRYAPLVVQVQARHGEELSEEGAIRYLRRCLSIGGGAEGAASEDVVITEVLDAEDRPAAFALGIVHGRTLHMRVFGCDYAAGHGASGEYFEATVYGPLRLALERGLDAVHLGVTSYRAKSLRGAELHARRTLFMSRSDRRLPVPAPDWGFLGDDERFLAGASSEVLPC, encoded by the coding sequence ATGGACGACACCCTGACCCCCTTCGTGGTGGGAGAGCGTTCCCACCTCGGGCCCGCCGGGACCGACGAATCGTGGCTGGACGAGGGCGGTTTCTACTCGTCCCGGCGCTGGACGGTCTCCCAGGAGGGCGACCGCGGCTTCGACACGGCGTATCTGGTCGGCCAGGACGAGGCGAGCGGCCGGACCGGTGGACTCGTGCCCTTCCACACGGCGTCGGGCGGCGACAGCAACCCGCTGTACAACGAGACCACGCTCCTCGGATACACCCCGGACGTGCAGGTCCTCGCCGGTTCGCGCACCGGGTACGACAACCGGCTGCTGATCGGCCCCGGCCTGTCCGAAGGGGACCGCGGCCGGCTCCTCACCGCCCTCTGCGACCGGCTCCTCGATCGGGCCGAGGAGCGCGGCGCCGGACACGTCTCCTGGTGGTACCTGCCGGAGGACGAGGCCCGCGCCCTCGCCGCGCTGCCCGGCTTCGCCACCGTCGCGACGCCCTGTCTGCCGACGGCCGTGGTCCGGCCACGCGGTGCGGACTTCGCCGAGCACGTGGCGGCGCTGCCCGGTTCACGGCGTTCGCTGGTGCGTCGTGACCTGAAGCGGCTGGCCGCGGCCGGTTACCGGTCGCGGAGCGTGGCGGCCGATCCGGCGGATCTGGTGCGGTACGCGCCGCTGGTCGTGCAGGTGCAGGCCCGGCACGGCGAGGAGCTGAGCGAGGAGGGCGCGATCCGCTATCTGCGCCGCTGTCTGAGCATCGGCGGTGGCGCCGAGGGTGCCGCGAGTGAGGACGTGGTGATCACCGAGGTGCTCGACGCCGAGGACAGGCCGGCCGCGTTCGCGCTCGGGATCGTCCACGGCCGCACCCTGCACATGCGGGTCTTCGGCTGCGACTACGCCGCCGGGCACGGCGCCTCCGGCGAGTACTTCGAGGCCACGGTGTACGGGCCGCTGCGGCTCGCCCTGGAGCGGGGGCTCGACGCCGTGCACCTCGGGGTCACCTCGTACCGCGCGAAGTCACTGCGGGGTGCCGAACTCCACGCGCGCCGCACCCTGTTCATGTCCCGCTCTGACCGGCGGCTGCCCGTTCCCGCTCCCGACTGGGGTTTCCTCGGGGACGACGAGCGGTTCCTCGCCGGAGCGTCGTCGGAGGTCCTGCCGTGCTGA